The nucleotide sequence gaaaaatactgttAGCCACCAGTTTTATCTTCTGACATGCCAACAAGTCACTATAGCAGGAAATCAACCTTCAAAAATTCTAGCCGATGCTCATAGGATAACTCGTTTCAAGTAATGCTGATTTGTATAATAAACCTGTCACTGTGCAttgagaacaaacacatttttttcttgatcATGGGCTTGTTTTTAAGGTTgataagagagaggagagatagGCCTTAATGTGGAGAAGCCTCAGTGCTGCTCTGTCCTCCCTACCTCACTCTCTACCTCTCTCACTCTACCTCTGCTGCCCTCTCTGTCCCCCCCAAGTTGTTGCTGTAATTAATAACTTTGTTTTCTTAACCTCAAACTGTTCATGCACCTGCTCTGTATGAGTCAACTGCAGTTTAAATAGTATCTCAGTTTGATGCCTTTTGTTTACTTGTAGTCATATTTTATAGACGGTTAAGCGAACATAATCGTCTTTTATTGGACATGATCCCCTTCTAGAGCTAATAAGCACACAGCCTTCACTTTCAGCTTAATCCATAATTTCATGTTCAAAGAAATAATTCTTCTATAATAATCTCTGATGCCAGATGAATTGGCTGCTGCAGAAATAGTCTGTAGAACAATACATTCAAATCCTTTCTGTCACTAATCCTCCTTGATTGTGTTATATTTAAATTGCCTGAGTTAATACCTGAGTTTTCATTGTGGAACATGTAACGTTTCATTTGCATGCACTATATGTGACTTCagggaagaaaaataatattctTGTAGATAATTTATTGGAAAGAAGTgacaaaataatgtttatacTGTATGAAATGTGATCTGTTTTCTAGGCTGCttgcctgtttttatttcatgtattattCTGGCCTTGATCAGTGCCAAGTAGaaatttcaagtttttttttttaagcaattgCAGGAATACTGACAGTATACTCAGAAATAGTGAAATTTAGTTTTGTATAGTATGATATCATTTACGAGTGTTATTGATTACATCTTTGGTGTTATTGATAAAGAATGATCTGCTGTACTATGACAGTAGACATCTGTTTGTATATGTGTCAGATTCTATCTGCGGGAAGTATTTTATCAACAATAAAGGTATACAGTAATCAGACGTAAGCTGAATCACTTTAAGCCTGCTCCTAGGCAGGTGAACACACATTCTTTTCCCATTGAGGGCAAAAACTGAAAGTCAGTGATGGGCCACGGGCCAAAAGCAAGCTGGTGCTTTCTGTATTGTCGATCCCAAGTTCCCTTAATTGATGAACctgtatcttttatttatttatatttttttgtgtgttcctATTCAGGTAAAATTGCGGGCCACACATTAGCCAGCCTTGCTCAGCAatgttggctgattttttttttatatttgacaAGCTACAGAATTTATTGCTATTAAATCTGGGGCCTACTGCAAGAAGTCAATAGTTCACGATAGGAGTTTGTATATAAAACTATTAACTTTGTATGATTTTTCTAAAAATTAGATGCAACAACTTTACATAAGTTACATACGTTTTTGCAGTACTTTGTTAGCAGTAATTAATgacctttgttttcatgattgaaTGAAATTAATGAGCAAATGGACCTTTTAAGGACAacgcaatttcatactgttttactttgtttatatgcggTGGACCCTGCTGCTTTTTTCTTGCCTTACACAGTCTCTTCCTGGGACATcactttcctctgaaaacaggttgtttattcagttatgtaaaaaaaacgaaaaacgatttgcttgttgttgtttgttttattgatattttaaaTATACAAATTCTGAGTCTGAGTTTCTTCTCCAACTGCACTGTGCCCCTTCAACAGCACATTTTGCTGTGACCAATCACAGCCCAACAAGCCTGGAGTGTCCAATCAGCTCTCACAGTGCAGCTCTAGTGTCCCTCTGTTACAGTATTAATTTGGCCGGCAGACACACTGAGATTTACTGCAGGGAGAGCAGAGATTGTCTGACTGTTGCTCAACTGGACAAATAactttttttgcaaaaatgGTTGAGGCTTTCTGTGCTACATGGAAACTGGTGGACAGCCAGAACTTTGATGACTACATGAAGGCACTTGGTGAGAAAGTTTGATTTGTTTCCCATTATTGTTTTGTCCCTGAAATAACAGTTAATTGTTTGCAGTGTGAGTAATGATGTCTGCTGTAGGCTGCACTTATTCTGAGTGTGTTTCTGATATTGTAGTTGCTTATATTTGCTCAGATATTTTTGGTGTAAGCAAAGCATAATGTGTCTAGCATGATGCATCATTGAAGgcactatttttatttttttttacaacaggTGTCGGTTTTGCCACTAGACAAGTGGGCAATGTCACCAAGCCGACAGTAGCGATCAGCCAGGATGGAGACAAAGTGGTGATAAAAACCATGAGCACCTTCAGGAACACCGAGATCTCCTCCAAGCTGGGAGAGGAGTTCGATGAGACTACACCTGATGATCGACATGTCAAAGTAACCTGAGTAAAAAGTCATTGCATAATTTTCACCGCGATGTGTGCTCTAGCTGGAGGCGGTTTAAATTTTAAcctgcttgtttgtgtttgcagtcTACTTTCACCTTGGAGGGAGACAAACTCGTGCAGGTGCAGAAGTGGGATGGCAAGGAGACCAGATTTGTCCGAGAAATCAAGGATGGGAAGATGGTGATGGTGAGAATACATAGCACACGCAGCTTGATGGAGTAGGATACAAACCCCTTACAGTGGCAAGGAAAGATAAATCTTGTCATGCATGTCGTTCTTACATTTACAACTTGCAAAGTAGttatgtaaagcactttgaattgcctTGTTGTGCAAACGTGCCTGACAGATAAACTTGCCTAGCCTTGTTTTTGCCATGACGAAATAAATTATATGATTTGAATGATCTCAGGAAAACTTGCTTAACATTCAATATGCATCATTTGTAGACTTTGCATTAAAAGCACAGGTAAAAGTTGACCACCATCACGTAACACGGGCTGTTTcttttgtctcctctctgcctcacaGACTTTGACTTATCAGGGAGTCCAGGCGGTCCGCACGTACGAGAAAGCCTAACTCTTGACATCCAGTCGAATGAGCAAATCATCCCTGCACTGCAAAAAAGGTGTCAACTCCCATTCctccactttttattttttattttaacaaaaacatttttacagcagTGATTTGCACTTGATTTGTTGTTGTAACATGAGATGCatattttggggaaaaaaatcttttttgtaAGATCTTTTGTAAGAAATTTCCGACTGTGAAGGGCCTAAAATGTTTGATTCTGtggggaaaaagggaaaaaaaaaatctaataaagtGCTTGACTAAACTTTTAACGCATCAGACTTTTCAGTTGGGGCTCCGTCGGTACCACTTTAGCTCAACAGGGCCCTCTTtctcaggctttttttttttttcatccaactTTGAATGCATTTCTTTTCAATATGTCAACCTAAATTGTGGGAACAGTGCTCTCCCTGTGATGGGTCAGTTCCAGGTGACAGCTGCAGGGTGACGGTGAGGGCCGGAGCCGGCCGcgtagcagcagcagccagtgtgACCATTGAACTCATGGGAATGAACGTCCTCTAGTAACCTCCAGATGGTCAGAGACGACTAGGAGCTGGAGTGGAGGGGGTGGGGTGGTGATGTCACTGGCCTCGGGATAATCCGGTTTTAGTCGTGGTGTCATTACGTAGAGGCATCATTCGATGGTGTGCG is from Sparus aurata chromosome 16, fSpaAur1.1, whole genome shotgun sequence and encodes:
- the fabp7a gene encoding fatty acid binding protein 7, brain, a, with product MVEAFCATWKLVDSQNFDDYMKALGVGFATRQVGNVTKPTVAISQDGDKVVIKTMSTFRNTEISSKLGEEFDETTPDDRHVKSTFTLEGDKLVQVQKWDGKETRFVREIKDGKMVMTLTYQGVQAVRTYEKA